In Monodelphis domestica isolate mMonDom1 chromosome 1, mMonDom1.pri, whole genome shotgun sequence, the sequence ttcaatatatttcattttgtttatttttattttttataaatatatcttattttaccaattacatgtaataataattttccataaaAGTTATCTGaagttacatgatccaaattatttccctccctccctttccagagatggtaaacaatttaattttggttatacatgtattatcatgcaaaacacatcgccatattgttcatttttgtaagagaataatcatattaaaccaaaaatccaaataaactaacgtgaaaaattatatgctttgatctgtattttgactccaacagttctttctctggaggtggatagtgttctttaatACACTTCATTTTAGACAGAATCCTACTAGAGATAAAGTTATtacttgcatttttctaattctaagcaTCTATGctgagataaaaattttaaaaaggaagttctCCAATACCTTTGTTAATCTCTGTCAAAGAGTCACTTTTGCTCAAAATTTCTAGGATTCCCAGATAAAGACAAAGTTTCACAAGATAAAATGTGGTTACAGAAGTCAGGAGTAAGTTCAGTTAATGCCTTTGATTCATCAGATTgttagtcacttaacttttggtgtatcttagaaaataattttcctaaaatgattcaataattctgaaaaaaaaaaacaacccagagcACATAAGGTGCTTCATTCTATCTGGTCAAGTATGAATCCAAGAGATACTTCTATTAATTGAATAAGTCTTATTCCTTTTCTTAGTCAAATAATTACCTTAATCACTTCAAGGAGGAGTGTTTCTGGGTTCTTTGACAGAACTTCCCCCTTAGAAACTAAATAGTCTTCAATAAAATAATGGTGTAAAACAGATTTTAGTGTATAAATAAAGTCAGATAACAAACTGTCAgataaacaactggaaaaatattaattgctcatgggtaggctatgagccaacataataaagccaagataataaaaatgacagttctacataaattaattttattattctttgtcataccaatcaaaccatccaaaattatttcataacactagaaaaaacaacaaagttcataTGGGAGAACAAAAGACTTAGAATATTAACagagttaatgaaaaaaatatgaaggaagatggcTTAGCTAtactggatctcaaactatattataaaacagcaaccatcaaaacaatctggtactggctaagaaatagagtggtggagcAATGAAATATATTAGGCACTTAACACACAAtgataaatgaccatagtaacctagtgtttgacaaatccaaagatccaagcttttggaagtagaactaactatttgacaaaaactgctgggaaaactagaaaatagtttggcagaaattaggaatAGATCAGCACCTTGtgccatataccaaggtaaagtcaaaatggatacatggtttagaaataaagagtaataccataaacaaattagagccTGTCAGACTTTTGGGTAAAAAGAATTTAGGTTAAAAcaaacatagagaacattatgaggtGTGAAATAGACCACTTTgacttcattaaattaaaaagtttgtacaaacaaaatcaatgcaactgttcaaagtttaattttaaaggcaaaaaaactggggaaaaatctttttaGCAAGTGTCTCTAACAgagtctttttttctgaaatagaaaactgagtcaaaatttttaaaatggaaaggtttccttaattaattaatggtCAAGGGTTATGAACAGATAATTctcaagaaattaaaactatatttggttatatgaaaaaatgcttcaaatcactattaattagagaaatgcaaattaaaacaagttcTGAGGTTCCATCTCATATCCattagactggctaacatgacaaaaaatggaaaatgataattgttggaggggatgtgaagaAAATCAGTGCAcattggtggagctgtaaactgatataattattctggagaacaatctggaattaagctcaaagggccataaaactgtgcatatcctttgaaccAGTAATATCCACTACTTGGTTTGTATTCTTAAGagattatacaaaaatatttataacagctcttttttgtgatggcaaagaactggaaacttgaGGAATAtatatcaattagggaatggttgaacaaattgtgatgttGTAGTATAATGGAATAGTTATATTACATgagaaacaacaaacaaaatgatcacaaaaaaccctgaaaaagcttagatgaagtgatgcaaagtaaaataagcagaaccaggagaacattgtatacaataataacaataatgtatgatgatcaactgtgaacaacttaactattatcaataaggcaaggatccagcATAACTCCCAttgacttatgacaaaaaaagatatcTACTGCCATAGAAGGTATAGGTCTGGATGTAGatcaaaacataccattcttcattttatttccaccatgaatttttctctactgaaaGCAATATGCTTCTTGTTTTAGAACATGATgaacttggaaatatgtattaaatgataTTATATGCCCAACCTGTATCATAGTATCTACCTTCTTGGGGTGGAGTGAAGGGTGAGAGGGAAGTagagaaaatggatataaaatatcagaaaaagaatattaaaaaattgtattaacacataatctggaaaaattaaaaaaaaagatttcagtgTAGAACATTGTTTCAGAATTGATGTTTAATGAAAGACTGATAAAGGTTTTTTTCATTCAGATTAAATCAAGGACTTTAGACAAAATATTGTCTTAATACTGTTTTGTAATTACcatactttctctccttttaatctCTTCATTATGATCAATTCTGTGAAATTGAAGTTTGTTTTACTTGTGTTGTTTATCCtacctatttccctgttgagtTTAACATCTTTCTACTCCAAACTCTTCATTGTGATTGCATAGAAAAAGAAGTCTccctctaaacgatcaccctagtgcaaatatcaataatatggaaatagttcttgatcaatgacacatgtaaaacccagtggaattgagtgttggctatgggaggggggtggcaggaaggggggaaaagaagaagaatcatgtaaccatggagaatttttcttaattaattaagtaaaattaaaaaattaaatagagatgggaggtcttaggttcaaatctggcctcagacacttcccagctgtgttaccctgggcaagtcacttgacccccattgtctagcccttaccactcttctgccttggagccaatacacagtattgactccaagacggaaggtaatggttaaaaaaaattaaaaaagaaaaataagtctttCATATTAAAGGCAATGTATGCTACAGAAAATGTATGGTTCTCATAATTGAAAtgggtgtgtgtgtttgtgtgtgttgagTTCTCCTTTGTCCTATTCAGACAAAAGTGAGGTTTATGACATGGTTATTCTCCCAACCCTTTCCCTCATGTTTGCATAGGGGAAAGAGAACTGGGATGGGAaagaaacatttatatagagctttctATGCACTAGGTACTGTGTGAAAAACATTGAAAgtatttccttcttttatccCCACAATATCCTCATGAGCTAAGtgttactatctccattttatggttgagaaatTGGAAGCAAAGAGAGGATTACtgccttgcccaagatcatacagttaggaattatctgagggCAAATTTAAACTTGTTTCCTGACTTTAGAcatagtgctctatctactataccacctattTGCCTTAAATATAGTCTTTTCTGGGTTTAGCATCTTGTATAAGAAATATCaaattcctcttcttccttcttattcAGTCCTTAGATTGGATAGGAAAACCTAAAGCTGTTTCTCTGGGGTCTTTCTTGGTCATCAGTTTTCTGAGTGACATTTGATGTATCTATGTAAGTGAGCTAGTATTCCGTATGATCTTCATGTCTCCATCTTAGCCAGAAGGCATAAGTGCTCCCTTTTAGCAAGTAAGTATAGCCAAGCAAAAGAAATCACCAAGATTGTCTGAAACTGTATGTCTTATTCTTGACCCCATGCCTGTTAATTTTCTGCCATGGCAAGAGACACATATTTCATTATCAGTCTTGTGAAATCTTGCTAAGTCCCTGAGTGAATCTCGATTCTGTTCTTCCATCACTTAGCTAGGTCTAGGAATGCCCCAGCCCTCTTACTAAGCGGGAATCTGAGCTGAAAATGGAAGACTAAGTATGGTATGGTGGAAGCAGTGTGGATGTGGAATCAATGGATCTTAGTTTAATCTTAACTCTACCATTTAGttcttatgtgatcttgggtaagtcaattcatctctctgagccttaatttcttaatctttaaaatgaagaagttggaatAGAAGGTTTCTAAGTTTTCTTCAGGCTCTCAACCTAGGGTCTATTTTCCTAAAGGCCAAAACACCTTCCCATTTCTTCAAAAAGATACAAAATTGCCACTTATCTCTacctaataattataaaatggtcCTTTATTTCTCATTAAAATTACAAGGCTCAAGAATACAAACAGGAAAAGGCTTAGTAAGTTTGCATTTTGGTGAAAGCatgactttttcttattttttttctaaaatattaacaatttttaaatggcTGTCTTTCCTACTTACTGGCTAGAATAATAAATTCGAATTCAGAAACTTGAGTGTTGTATCCATTCCTCCAGATGCTTTCATAACAATGATACACTATGTGAATTAATTTCATATAACTTATCTTGCCAAAATGTTTTAACAATATCAATATCAGAATTGTCTGATAATGAATAATCCCAGCAATATTCTGGGGATAATATTTTAGTAGGCTTGTtgagaaaaaaatacttgttcaGGTGACTTTCTTCAGGCCACAGAGCCTCAATGCCATTTTCCTTATCCTGAAGTATTCCCTTCTCACAAGTTTGGGCGAGTTTCAAAACCTGAAGGGGTGTCCCGCCAAAAATGGCTGCATGGTAATAGAAATCTCCCATATCATAGGGGATGTATGCTGTAGAGAAAGGGCGCCTCTCATAATTGTAATGATTGGGATTCTGTTTATAAAACCATGCATGGAGCTGAGCCACAGCTTCGCCCAAGGTCTCCACACCAAAGTCATTTTGAAAAACCTGACCCACGTCCATACAGAAGAGAAAGTCAACTTCATGCTGGATATGATTTACAATATGCTCCCCAATGATCTTCATGTGTTTTGTGCTAATGTCTTGCCATCTTTTCATCTCCTGGACATGAAATACTTTGAATGTACGAAGAGGAAGGTCTTCTCTCAAAAGCATCTTGGAAGAGTTATCCATCATGATGTAAAAAATTGACTTGTGACCAACCATGAAGTATTGCTCTGCAGAGGAAAGGAATTTCTCCAAGTAGTTTTCAATATACCTGGGTAGTAAATGGAAAAAGCAGTGATAGCAATAGAAGTTAAGGATTAGTATTAAAATGATGTTGATGTATTTGCTTATCATGTAGCAAGAAATTCTTTGTGTTGACTTTTAGTTGCAGTGATGGACTGTTAGCCACAATCTTTCCCTATAACCAATAGCATGGACTTCCTAAACAAGGTATGACTATGGAGCAGTTATTCCTCCATATCACAGATGTAGCCTTTTTGTGAAGCTCATTGAACCACACAGGGTTTAGATATTACCTACAAATCATTAGTATCCTGCTTATATGTGATTCATGAGTAAGAATTAAACACTTTCTATGTGCCTGGTATTAttctaagccctggggatacaaaaacaaaagaaatattacTTGTTCTCATGAAACTTTCTTTTGGAGGAAGACATGGTATAGACATAGCTAGAtagctataaatatatacagaataaacaaaaaaagatgaaagttaaaaaataagatgATAACCAGATTCACATGCCCAcaaagaaagtgagaagagaTTTACTTGTACAGaagacaatataaaaacaaaagatctggAATGTCATGAAAAATGATGGAAACAGATAGGGATGAAGAGGTAACAGCACTCTTACGcttctaaaattatattataaggCAACAGTTATCAAAACCACATGGTACTGGTTAAAAAGTAGAGAGCCAGACCAGTGGAAGAGACTAGATGGGGAGAATCTGAGACAGTAGAGCTTAATATCTCAGTGtttgacaaaacaaaaattaCCTAGGAAAGTATTgcctatttgaaaaaaaaactgctaagaAACCTGGAAAGCTGTCTGGCAGAAAAAAGATTTAGACCATATTAGATCTTATTCAATATTCCATAATACACATACAGATGTGACATTAATATTCAAGATTATTCCATATAAAAATTAGGAGAAGCAGATAATATACCCATAATAAGCTATGGATAAGAAATATATTATTGAGCAAACAGGGGAAAGAGGCaactacaaaagataaaatagatatctGTAATTATATGAAACTAAAAGCTTCTGCATAAAAATATTAATACGTAAAAGATGAGAAATCAAGAGATCAAATGGGAGAAAAATTTTGTACCATATTTCTTTTAGAAGGGTTTGATATCCAAGctacatatatgaacatatatatatgaaactaaaAGCCATTCCCTTATAAATAAGTGGCCAAAGAATATGCGGTGTTCAAAAGAATCACAAAGTATTCTCAACTACATATAagtactctaaatcactaataatacatgtaaatttaaaaaatcctgagGTTTCATCTCATGCcctgaaaattggcaaagatgaccaaaaatggCAATAAATATCAGAAAGGTTGTGAAATGATAAACATACTAACATGtgttggaattgtgaattggtacaatcatttttggaaagaaatttaagaaattttctttttgtctataaGTTTCTTCAGTTTTTGGACACTTGTTCCTACTTAGAGATATTAATAAGGGCTAGCATttgtataatactttaaggtttacaaaatgattctaaaatattgtcccattttatcctcacaacaaccctgagaggtaggaaCTATTAATACagttttacagatcaggaaactgagacagacagaaattaagtgacctgtcctgggtcacacagctggtctagcactctatctataCCTAACTCTTCCATGTCTTGCTTTGAGTCACTCTTCTGCTAGTTTATACTGGATCCTCAGAGGACATAATGTCATGGTGGAATTGGTAGTGCTGCTGGTTTTGAAGCATTTTGCCTGAAAGGCTCAATTAATGGCTCAGTTTGTGGCTGGACTGGCGCAAGATCAATCAGTCACTTAACTAACAACAAGATGACTTAATTATCACTTATATCAATGCTTTGCCCAGCCAGCTTTGTATGTACTCTACTGGAACAGAAAGTACAAGGACTGTGTGTTGTATTGGCCAGGCATGTTCCCTACACATGTGAGAATTGGATTCTGTGTGCATTTGTGGGAGAGTGTGCCCCAGGTTTTGGGGGGAAATGCTTTGAAATCACTGCTTTTGTTATACCATTTAAGcaagtattttaatttaattttatatgttatgctatgctatattatattattatttggaAGCAAGGTagcaagatggcacagtggatagagttgtgggcctgaagtcaggaaggctatcttcctgagttcaaatctggactctgacacttactagttgtgagaccctgaacaaatcacttaacttggcctcagtttcctcatttataaaatgatttggagaagaaaatgacaaaccactctagtatctttaccaggaAAAGCCCCCATTGGGATCACAAAGGGTTAtgcatgactgaaaataactgaacatttttttatttttgctaaaaCATTGAGTCTACTAGCTGATAGTTAGAAGTTCATTGGTAGGGGCTTGTGAACTACAGTGGATAGCCACTTAATGGAATTACTCATAGAATGTGTGATAGCACATTTCCTTCTGTCCTGTCAATGCCATTATAGGTTTAAAAAGTGATCCCACAGGGGTaactttgtgtatatatatattaaaatatatatgtatacatatataatatataaaatatgtcatatatatgGAAAGGATAGTTACTATAATAGAATAAcaataatgggggttaagtgacttgcccagggttacatagtgtaaaaaatatcattatttaaattacaaagtttaaatttcttttgagaagaattttaggtaaagaagatgctacttccctgaatccagaactgaactgttggagaagacataatgaagatgcctccagaccacaagctgcacaaaaatgaactttgggtgtagttgattgaacatttatgtgtatgtatactttcatgccaaaggggactgccccctaacggctttttgtcaatgcatctagcaatcattgattttgtttttttctctcttaccttCAAATTACtataatgtttaagttgattatgttttcatgatcctttttggggaaacttgtctccccaataacgatcaaatggcgggatgtaaaaatagactcgaactctggacttcaatccccacaagcccttgctccacttccccaaaatgctttgtaatctcactgaattctcaggtgggtggagattgagaagggatttaacctgattgcaaagccttttgtgtttcttttggacttccgttttggagcagacgcgtctcttccatgatgtgagattatcttgtctaggcctctctggcctaggcacgtgtttcttatcctgtatttttctttaatccttaatctttaataaacctctaaaaatataatactccttgcagagagaaactaatttctacctgcctcagtctcccctaaattttaatctttataatagttaggaaatgtctgaggccagatttgaacctgggacctctcatttctagacctggctctcaatccactcagccacgtagctgcccccagtgcaatatatttttaaaagataatgggCTGGGGCAGATAGAGGGGTGATTTATACATGCACACAAATATTGCCTATATGTGTCACATGTGTGTGTGTCAAATGATATCTTCtctaataaaaagagaagagggagagatggagttagttatctgggaattttaatgtaacaaattaattaattttttaaaagtgagctggaaaaggaaatagcaaattgctccagtatctttgccaaggaaacctcaattgaggtcatgaagaattggacacaactgaaatctGGGAACACCTACAAAAGAGGAACAGGTTACCTCATGAGACAGTGGACTCTCTCATTTGAGGACTTTGAGCAAAGTTTGAATGATTGTTTATTAGGTGAGTGGTAGAGGCCTTTCCTAATCCCACTTTgttccagtgccttccttctattaattattCCCATTTATCTTATCTACAATTTGTAGGCAAATGCTTTAGATCGTAGCTCATTGAGAGCAGagacttttgcctctttttttgtagCTTCATCACAGCAGAGTGCCTTGAAAAGAGAGTAGGTGTTAATCaatgttaattgattaattgattgataattgagaggattttttttttctggtaggaGTGAGATCAGAGAGATTGGAAACTCCTTGGGAAATGTTCCTATTTTCTTGGATTCCTGTAAGTAACCagtacaaaaaagcaaaaaacaaaaaaaccatattattaaatataaacacTTTGGTTCATATTCTGGCTCGTGTTTGTGGATTTTGCTAAATCCATGTACATTTCTAACatgagaaaacagaaatgaaGGGTAGTTACTAGATATACCTACCTTCCAATAGCAAACACCATCAAACCCACAGTGATGTCCTTCCTTGTGTAATAACTCTCTAAGAATGATTTATGGTAAGTCCTTTCCCACACAATAGGAGCAAACCAGTCAGTCACCGCTCTAACATTTGGACGTCTTCTGTTGGATAAAATAGCAATATGACAACACCAGCTGTTAGCCAGGCAAATGAGCAAGATGAAGAATGGCATGGGGTTatgtttcctgagtccagttcTCAGGGTTTTCTTAGGAATGGAAGGCTTGGCATTTCTCAGAGCATTAGCACATAAGCTAGGGATTGACAATCTTTGTCATGGAGACAGTGAATGGCATCCAAAGCAATTGTTATTAGCATTTTATTCCTATTTGCTATTTAGAAGATCTTAATCTTGGtccatgaaatttatttttagtgTTTGGAAAACGATTGTAATATAATTTACTTTCTTGGGTAAACTTATACatcttatattatataaaatgttttcataaaGGATCCAGAAGCTTCAGCATACTGTCAAAAGTTGGGAGACCTCTGGTCTTTTTTCCATCCCTTCTgctctgtttttttcctttcctgtctttcctCTGTAGTCCTTACTACCTCTCCTGCCTATGTTGTAGATCAGACAGTAGCCTCCTTTGTAAAACAAATCTATTTACTAAGACTAGCTACGTATATGGTGTTTCATGCCTGTAGTCCCTTATCTCTGCCagcaagggagagaaggaagtgattttttttcttgttctttgggGCAAAGTTTGGTCAGTATATTTACACAGCTACCCCCATCAGTTTTGATGGTGACAAGTGTTTCCAATGAATTACATTGTTTTCTAGGACAACAGGGGATCCATCACCTTTATTAATAGTTCCAATCCCAAATGGACAAAGCTGAAAATAGCATCCCTCTGACACCTCTTTAACTAGAATGTTTCTCTTTAGAATGGTTTCACtagtctgtgtctgtgtctctctgtctctctgcctctgtctctttctgtccatGAAGTACAAGAATCTTCTGGTTAAAGACTCATTTATCTGAAAAAGAGAACGCAGAGACCCTGCAGAAATGCTCatggttgggggcagctgggtggctcagtggattgagagccaggcctagagacgggaggtcctgggttcaaatatggcctcagacacttcccagctgtgtgaccctgggcaagtcacttgacccccattgcctagcccttaccactcttctaccttggagccaatacacagtattgatttcaagatggaagataagagtttaaaaagaaagaaaggaagaaagaaaagaaatgctcaTGGTCCTCCAAGAACGTGGTGGTAAGGAAAACAGCTGCAGATTTTGAATAGCAAGTACGCTGGTGACAAAGGATTTTTGAAActcttattttcatttctgaGTTCCCtggaattagagctggaagatacCATAGCTATCTAGCCCAatacctcattttaaaaatgaagatactgaatgactggtccaaggtcatataagAATCAAGTAGCAAAGCTAGGATTTGAGTTCATGTCATTGAATCATAATagattgggaaagactttagATGTTAATAAGGCAATTTTCTAATTTGAAAGATAAggaacttcagacacttcctagctatgtgaccctgggcaagtcacttaacctcaattgcctagttcttgccactcttctgtcttagaaggtaagggttatttttttttaaaagaaagaaatatgaggaaacagagagaagtaatttgcccaaggtcaacccagtagggcttttttttttgccttctctgtgaattttttaaaatatattttattttttccaattacatttagaaacaatttttaacattaattctttaaaaatttgagttacaaattctctcccttcctccttcattaAGATGGTATGCAATTTGAAAGAAGCAACACATGTACAGCCATGCAAATGTCATTACTGtctatgttgtgaaagaaaaaacagaccaaaataatattaaaaaatgaaaaaaaataataatatgctCAAATTAATATtcagactccagcagttctttctctggaagtggatagcacttttcatcataagtcctttggaattatcttggatctttgtattgctgagaacagtGAAGGCATTTACAGCTgtttatcatatcatatcatcaacattgctgttactatgtacagtggtAGAGTTTTTATTGAAGTCCTTGATTAATTGGGGCTGATTCTCTAATACCATTGACTAGGTAATCTTCCTCCTACCCCAACATTATCAGTCAAGAATCATTATAGTAAGGCAACCTTAGAGAATATATAGAAGGAAGTATTTCCCAGGGTGGGACAATAAAAATAGTACAAGACATCCCCCACCAAAACTCTGTGACATACTCTCCCACAAATACATACAGATTATAGAGGAAAGTAGACTCAAGTTTAGAGAGAATGTGTGCTAAAGAGGTAACCCACAGCCCCTGATTGCTAGCATTTTGGGATCCTCAAGAAATTTCCTTTaggtatattatttttttttctcagatagACTCCTTGGGGAACCATGAATCTATTCCTAGTCTGTGGCTGGATCCCAATGAAGACACTTTGGTTAGTTGATCTGGTAATGTAGTTAGAATATCAATAGGAAGATGGAAAGTCTCATATCCTCTGGACCTTTCAAAGCTCTCTTTTGACCAAAGGTGGGGAATGGAAAGAAGATTTAGGCCAAGATCTCTCTTTCTAAGATGCTTCTCCTCCAATGCTTCTACCTCAGAGATTTTACTGGAATGTCAAACCTGGTCCTATTTCTGGAATGACTGCCTTCTCAATTCATgtaataatttataaatgaatGTAGGGCATGGCCAAGTTTCTTTAACCTAGTCAAGCTCTCCTTTCTGTTCAGTGTCACTCCAGTTCCAAGTATTTTTGGTACTTAGTCTATCACCTATGGTTGATTGATTGGCTGATTATTTCATCTGGTTAAAGCCCCAGATTATCTTATTACTTACTTTAAGTGGGGTAAGGTCTTTTGATTAAGTAAACCAATCAATATCACACTTACCCATGGAAGGCCATAATGATGTGCATATGTCTCTcagagatcacagatccatccaactattttttttaactttactttccatcttagaatcaatacagtgtatttgttcaagagaagaaaaacttgatcagggtcacacagctatgaagtgtctaaggccagatttgaacctagaacctcccatctctagacccgaCTCTCA encodes:
- the LOC100016068 gene encoding N-acetyllactosaminide alpha-1,3-galactosyltransferase-like; this encodes MGWERSTGELCKESNMDDGTLDSNIFPYENLSVYRKKKASQTPQNKKPFSLFQEDFEKDAAEGPYYSKETHLLDWIHSEVNQLKTPHQSSGLLLSDWFNPRRRPNVRAVTDWFAPIVWERTYHKSFLESYYTRKDITVGLMVFAIGRYIENYLEKFLSSAEQYFMVGHKSIFYIMMDNSSKMLLREDLPLRTFKVFHVQEMKRWQDISTKHMKIIGEHIVNHIQHEVDFLFCMDVGQVFQNDFGVETLGEAVAQLHAWFYKQNPNHYNYERRPFSTAYIPYDMGDFYYHAAIFGGTPLQVLKLAQTCEKGILQDKENGIEALWPEESHLNKYFFLNKPTKILSPEYCWDYSLSDNSDIDIVKTFWQDKLYEINSHSVSLL